In the genome of bacterium HR17, one region contains:
- the iolW_3 gene encoding scyllo-inositol 2-dehydrogenase (NADP(+)), whose protein sequence is MAPLRIALVGAGNIAGAHLRAYQQVADAEVIAVADIVPERAKAVAERWGISKWFADYREAVGWQAVDAVDICTPHAAHAPVALAALRAGKHVLVEKPMASRLKDAVAMVRAAQQAGKVLFCGIKSRWAPSTQRLKQFIASGVLGDLYFVEIVATRRRGIPGASFTRRATAGGGVVLDLGVYLVDTLLYLLDFPQPLTCSAFAGGFLGHRRDAVVHGGWHWNPDAFEVEDFGAAFLRFANGVAAVIKVCWAAHTDSLGTSFLLGTKGGLKLGNPPEWFFDCHGYMATATLPAPSSDGDGFVQEIRFFVEAVRNGTPPPVRPEEALTVQAVLESIYRSAQRGREVAVTVPTV, encoded by the coding sequence ATGGCACCGCTACGGATTGCCCTTGTCGGTGCCGGCAACATCGCCGGCGCCCACCTGCGAGCGTATCAACAAGTCGCCGACGCTGAGGTCATCGCTGTCGCTGACATCGTGCCGGAGCGGGCAAAAGCCGTCGCTGAGCGGTGGGGTATCTCCAAGTGGTTCGCTGACTACCGCGAAGCGGTGGGATGGCAAGCGGTGGACGCAGTGGACATTTGCACACCCCACGCGGCTCACGCGCCGGTCGCCCTCGCCGCCTTGCGTGCGGGCAAGCATGTTCTGGTGGAGAAACCGATGGCATCCCGCCTGAAAGACGCGGTGGCGATGGTGCGGGCTGCCCAGCAGGCAGGTAAGGTCCTCTTTTGCGGCATTAAAAGCCGCTGGGCGCCTTCAACTCAACGGCTCAAGCAGTTTATCGCCAGCGGTGTGTTGGGCGACTTGTATTTCGTTGAGATCGTCGCCACACGCCGACGGGGCATTCCCGGCGCCAGTTTCACCCGTCGCGCCACCGCCGGAGGCGGCGTTGTCTTGGACTTGGGCGTTTACCTTGTGGACACGCTGCTTTACCTGCTGGACTTTCCGCAGCCGCTGACCTGTTCAGCGTTTGCCGGTGGCTTTTTGGGGCACCGACGCGACGCCGTCGTGCATGGTGGATGGCATTGGAACCCCGATGCATTTGAAGTGGAGGATTTCGGCGCGGCGTTTCTGCGGTTCGCTAACGGGGTGGCAGCGGTCATCAAGGTGTGCTGGGCTGCTCACACGGACAGTTTGGGCACTTCTTTCCTGCTGGGCACCAAGGGCGGGCTGAAACTGGGTAACCCACCGGAATGGTTTTTTGACTGTCACGGCTACATGGCAACTGCAACTTTGCCAGCACCCAGCAGCGACGGCGACGGGTTCGTGCAGGAAATCCGCTTTTTCGTGGAGGCAGTGCGCAACGGGACGCCACCGCCCGTCCGCCCCGAAGAAGCCTTGACCGTTCAAGCGGTCTTGGAGTCCATCTACCGCTCGGCGCAGCGCGGGCGCGAAGTGGCGGTCACCGTCCCAACCGTGTAG
- the hcaT gene encoding putative 3-phenylpropionic acid transporter encodes MEGDGASHDQWVDRWLAIAYALLFAAVAPLGGYLNLFLQRCGLTDSQIGTVTAVMSLMGVIAPPLWGYWSDRWHNRRTPIALAALGSALTFLAFFSGTFPTVLVVGAFFAFFNSPLVPLLDAFALERLGNTRERYGPLRAWGSWGFVAMMLLFGIALKPNGDKAALVPVLGSFVALRMALFTIAWRLPPNGARQRSGTSDWRILRDLFTERAWCLFLLVSLLSTVGNGAFYAFFPLYLSRNGVGDNWQGYFWVVAVLAEIAFMAWLAEPLTKRLGLKGVMLLGIAGRMVRYGAYAFALPLSALVALQLLHALTFAAVHTASVAWVSLAAPPNGRALAQALYASVLMGVGNAIGAQLGGWLSEHWNIHAMFGFAAAMNAIALVLGHCWLQEPHAAAITTAAPESARRDA; translated from the coding sequence ATGGAGGGCGATGGTGCCAGTCACGATCAGTGGGTGGACCGATGGCTTGCCATCGCTTATGCGCTGTTGTTTGCGGCGGTTGCCCCCTTGGGGGGTTACCTCAACCTGTTTTTGCAGCGATGCGGGTTGACCGACAGCCAAATCGGCACGGTCACCGCCGTGATGTCCCTTATGGGCGTTATTGCCCCGCCGCTATGGGGCTATTGGAGCGACCGTTGGCACAACCGCCGAACACCCATCGCCCTCGCCGCGTTAGGCTCTGCACTCACATTTCTCGCCTTCTTCAGTGGGACATTCCCGACGGTATTGGTGGTCGGAGCCTTTTTTGCTTTTTTCAACAGCCCGCTCGTCCCGCTGCTGGATGCCTTCGCGTTGGAACGGCTGGGCAACACCCGAGAGCGTTACGGACCGTTACGGGCATGGGGCTCTTGGGGGTTCGTCGCCATGATGCTGTTGTTCGGCATAGCGCTTAAACCCAACGGGGATAAGGCGGCGCTGGTGCCTGTTTTGGGTTCTTTTGTCGCATTGCGGATGGCGCTGTTCACCATCGCGTGGCGGTTGCCGCCCAACGGCGCCCGCCAACGCAGCGGCACCAGCGATTGGCGCATCTTGCGCGATTTGTTCACTGAACGCGCGTGGTGTCTTTTTCTGCTCGTCTCGCTGTTAAGCACCGTCGGCAACGGCGCTTTCTATGCCTTCTTCCCCCTTTATCTCAGCCGCAACGGCGTCGGCGACAACTGGCAGGGTTACTTTTGGGTCGTCGCGGTGCTGGCAGAAATCGCCTTCATGGCGTGGTTAGCGGAACCGCTGACAAAGCGCCTCGGTTTGAAGGGTGTGATGTTGTTGGGCATTGCCGGGCGGATGGTGCGCTACGGCGCCTACGCGTTTGCGCTGCCGTTATCGGCGTTGGTGGCGTTGCAATTGTTGCACGCGCTGACTTTTGCTGCCGTCCACACCGCGTCAGTGGCGTGGGTGAGTTTGGCAGCACCCCCTAACGGACGAGCACTCGCCCAAGCGCTCTACGCCAGTGTCTTGATGGGCGTCGGTAACGCTATAGGTGCGCAGCTAGGCGGTTGGCTCAGCGAGCATTGGAACATCCACGCGATGTTCGGCTTCGCTGCGGCGATGAACGCTATAGCGTTGGTGCTGGGACACTGTTGGCTGCAAGAGCCACACGCAGCGGCTATCACAACCGCTGCCCCTGAATCTGCAAGGAGGGACGCGTGA